AGTAAGATTACCCAATAGAACTCCAGTATAAGTTAAGATTTTGGCTCCTCAGTTGGTGTGGAAGAAATCACCCGCTGCTTGTAACAGTAAATGGATAGTACTGTGAAAATTCATGGATGACGTTCAGGGCTTCATTGTAAAGGCTGAGATCTGAAATAAAGGAGGAAATAAATTAGTCTAGCAAACTATCCAAATTGTGCTTTGCAACCTATTAATTGCTTTTGGAAAAACAGTTAGATATATCAAGGTGAACGGGTCCACAAACGAGGGAATGATTGACCAGATATTTTTCTTGGCATTGGTTGAAAAAGCAATATGATGGAACTCTGTTTTTTGACTGGAACTATAGCATATTACAAAGTCCTATATAGAGGTATGCAGccacttgtccatgttgcctctttttttaaaccaccaagctagtcccaattgcccgcatctggctcatatccctctatacccatcttactcatgtaactatcactgctttttaaaagacaaaattgtacccgcttctactactgcctctggcagcttgttccagacactcatcaacctgtctgaaaaaattgcccttctggatcctcttgtatctctcccctcaccttaactccatgccctctagttttagactcccctacctttggaaaagatgttgactatctgccttatctatgcccctcattattttatagacatctaaaaagatcacccctcagcctcctaccctccagggtcacaaaagtcccagtctatccagcctctccttataactcaagccatcaagtcctgggagcatcctagtaaattttttctgcattctttctagtttaataatatcctttctatagtagggtgaccagaagtgtacaTAGTATTACatatgtggccttactaatgtcttgtacaatttcaacaagacaccctgtattcaatgtttagaccaatgaaaccaagcatgctgaatgcctcctttcaccacctgtgactccactttcaaggagctatgaacctgtattcctagatctttgttctataattataTTGTACCTTAAGGTTCCACACGTCATTTTTAAAAACCAGAatgtaaaatatttaaaatttttaaaaggaCAATGAAAACTTAAGCTAGTAAATCCCTTTATTGACAAGTTTTTGTATGCTTGTTAACTAGCAACAAGAAAGCTGGTCCAGAGCTTGGTTCATCAGGTGATATGCTGCTACCCAGCTGTCAAGTGGATTCAGCAggccaacgtcaggggtggctcTAACATATGTAGGACAAAGGATCATTATCAGAATTTCATGTACAGAGGTTACAGGGGCCAACAGCTTCCTTTGAGGTTGAGAAAAGAAAGAATAACTACCCAAACCTCTCCAGTCACGTCCAGCATTATCTGTGATTGCGAACAGACCCCTTACCTAGCAGTTGTTTCAAATAGGTCTTGTACATGTTTAGGGAACATATTTATTTTTCTTAAAACTTCATAAATTTCTGTCTCTCATATACAGGTGTGCATTTCTTATATAAACAAAGGAACAGGACAGGGAACAATGGAACTAAGCAAAATAGCAATCCGAGAGAATAGTAGAATGAAAACTGAAGGACTTGTTTTTTCTTCATTAAATGTTAGGGGGTAAAATGGAGATTagtttcaatgaaaaaaatctgagGAGAAGAAGTGTTCCAACAAAGGGAAGCTTTAACGCTGATTGTTATGACCATGTCAATCGGACACTATTAATTCTCCCCAAATGAAttaaattctctggccattcacaaccCTCACTGCTGCcaatgaggacggagaatttggcacttagcccaATATGATGTGACAAAGACAGCTACAAAAATAAAGTTTCATATATAAGTTAAATGTAGGTTTTGAAAAGGTTTTACAATAAATTCATATTACACATACCAAAACTGTTCTTATCCTCACGGAAAGAGACGTAGTATGCAGCCTGGATAGTggcttttggtgtaacttttccaACTACTTCAATGACTCCGCTCAACTCTTCATCAAGCTACATAATAGCATAAAAATAGGTAAAATAGACTTTGTAGTTAATCATATACATTATGGAGAATCGTAGAAATTTACAGTAGAGGCCATTTGGATGATCGTATCTATGTCAGCCATAAAAGTGTGATCTATTTTCCAGATGTTCATCCAGCTTTTTGGCTACAGCACTTCAATTGCATATCCAAGTATTCTTTAAAGGTAATGAGGGTATCTGTCTCTACCATCCATCCATGCACCAAGTTTTAGACCCACACAATCTGATGAGAAaatggtggtacacactgctgtcagtaCATCAGCGTtggtggaagtgaatgtttaagatggataGAATGCCAATTAAGTGGCTACTTTGcccttgatggtgtcaagctgagtgttgttggagttgcactcactcGTTCAGCCAAGtgcagaatattccattacactcctgactgcaCTGTGTAAACGGTGTCAGGAAGCcaattacttgctgcagaattctaaGCTTTTGATCTACtctcatagccacagtatttataaggctggtctgttaagtttttggtcaatggtaacatccagggtgttgatagtgagggatttagTGATAGTAATAGCATTGAATGTCTAGGGGGCAGGGTTAGATCTCTTTGGAGATGACTTTTGTCTGACATCAatattacttgctacttatcatcCAAGGATGAATtaaatccaggtcttgctgcctgTAAGCACAGATTGTTTTAAtatctgaggagctgtgaatggaATTGACCATTATGAAAACTTCAGGAAGCATCCCGACTTCCGATTTAATGATGGAGGATAGGTCATTgacaaagcagctgaaggtggttgggcctaggccactatcctgaggaacttgtGCAGTACTGTACGGGGTCAAAGAAGACTGTCCTGCAACAACTCATCTTCCTTGTGTTATATGTGTTACTTAACTTGTGGAGCGTTTTTCCCCTAATTCCTATTGGCTTCAGTTTTACTGGAGTTCCTTAATGCTACATAGTGTCAAGGTCAGTCACTGTTCCCTCAATCTCTTGAATTCATATTTTGAGGTGTTTGGACAATAGTGAGGTCTAGAATCTAATTGCAGCATTGGTaaatgctgagtaagtgccacttgagaaCTCTATTGATcataccttccatcactttgctgattattgaaagtagactgatgtcctgctttttgtagactggacatacctgggcaattttccacattgtcggataggtggcagtgttgcagctgtactggaacagcttggttaagcGCACAGTTCATTTTGAAGCATAATACCACAACTGAGATGTTATGTGGCCTacagcctttgctgtatccagtattCCCAAGCACTTCTTGATGTTACGTGCAATGAACTAAACTGGCATCTATGATGCTTGGAGGAaggcaagatggatcatccacttggcacttctagctgaagataGTTACAAATGCTTCAGATTGAGACATTTTGTGGCGCCTCCTTgttttatttaattgtccaccactattcaggACCTGATATTGCAAGACTGGAGATCTTAAATTTGATCCATTGGGTATACAGTCACTTAGCTCTATGTATAATAAATCTCTGCCTCCCCACCAACACCAGTTATTGAAATTTTTGTGCAGAGAAATGGTTCCATCCTATCCATTCTCATCTGGCCTCTCAATTTTTAACACATCAACTAAATTAGCATCcaatgttccaaagaaaacaagccTGGCCTATACAATTTTCCTTGAAGCTTAAAGTTTCTggacctggcaacattcttgcacATCACCTTTGTTCCCTCCCTAATCAATTATATTGTTCCTGAACTGTGACCACACCTAATTAATGTTCTCTGAGTTCTAACGTaacctccttacttttatatCCCATCCCTAGATCTGTGCTATTACAGATAGGATTCAAAATACCAAATGGTCAAGATTTTTGACTGCACACTCAGACTTGCTGTGTACAGATACAGAAAATAATCGGTACCGAGAAACAATGACGTTCGTATTACAGAGATTTACATGTTAAACATTTGTCACTGTTGTAAAGGTCCTTCAAGATGAACAATAGCTTGGAAAACTCCAATGAAAAGGGTGCTGAGGGAAATGATTGTCAGTCAACTTTTATGCCACTAATGGAATCCACAGTAGATGCTAACTGTTGTTGTGTGGCAGTTTCTTGACAGCAGAGAACACATACCAGAGCATAACCATTGACATAACTACAATAAATTTAAATGTGTAAATAATCGACAGTTGATGAATGAAAGTATATATTGGCCCATATTTTGTGGTAATGGTGAGGCTATCATTACTCTGTTATTATGGAATAAATCACCAGCAACTTCTGGCACCTGCACATGTCTAGCAAATTACAGTAATCAGGAAATTGCAGTCAGGTTTGCCCTGCTCCTCCAGAAGCTATGCTATCCTCTTTGATAGATTCTGCATTAAAACACAAGATGTCCAGTGAATTTTTAAACAGCGTGGTAAGTTTTAATTACTGCCAAATGAACGTCTCTGGCACAGAAAATTTACTTTAAAATTTTCATTACAGTTGGGAGatttttttacattttatttcTGCCTCTTTTCTCAATCCCATGTTACTTTCCATTTCCTTATTCTGCTTTCTGTACATAATTTTATGTAGAAATAAACAGTCTAGCTTGCACTTTTTGGTTTAGACTCATTCAGTCTCCGAGTTTCTTCAATCTGGTTGGGTGAAGAGCCTCACTGTTGCCAATGATGAGCACCAATTGTTTGCggctgactgcaaaatccaggtGATGATATTGGGTGACTGGTTTGAGACAGTGTTAAGAATTGAGTGCATAACTTGTCTGTGAAAATTTGCTGTAAACAGAGTGATCTACATTTCAATTGCACACTTGCAGCATTGTTGTGTTTCTTTTTACATATACACCgaattttaaaattgcatttttttaaaaaatcacttacCGGGTCAGTCATTTCCACTGTGACATTTTTCCCATCACCATCTGAGAGGACAAAGGAGGTACCAGAGGGGTGAACCTGAATCACAGACACAACAACAAAAAGAATCAGGACATGATGAATGGCTAATGGATTTCGAATAAAAACTGGttaaaggggatatggggaacatgggggtggggggtggtggatttgagagcagggagagatcagccatgccattgagtggcagagcaggctcgaagggctgaattgtctgCTTctgattcctatgttcctaatatACAGACAACCCGAGCTTCCCGTATCCCTAAACAGCTGCAGGTATGGAAAAGCATTTGCCCCATGTTTAGTTCAGCAGTGTTatcgggggaaggggaaggggggggggggggagacggccgCCGGGTCTCTGAGCTGCTCTCCCGCTACCTTCTGAACTCGGCCCACGAAGCAAACGGCCTTCCCCGTGAAGCGCGAGACCAGGCTCGTGTTAATCCGCGTGCGCGGGACCTCCAGGATGTCCGCCATCATCTCCGTCTCCAGGCAGCCGCGAAGCTGGCGGGAAACACTGTTACCCTccccggaacgccaccccggtgcCTGTGCAGCGCCGAACACAGTCCCCCGCGATTTGTACACCACCAATATTGTTCCGGGCTGTGATCAATTGAAAATTCGTTCCGCAGCTGCCTGGTTTTGGCGGTGACCTAAATCTACTAGCGTCCCTTGCCTCATTAATGGGATCTTGTATCTGCTCCAATGTTGTGATATTGGAGAGGGTTCAATATCTGACTTTCTGCATCATTGTCACTGGGAAATGTTAATTCGCTTTTGTGTCTCTGGAATTATAGGAAAGAATTAGCCAACGCTTCTCCTCCCCGTCTTCTGCAAGAAAATATAACAGAAAAAGTTCAAAATGAGGCTCAGCTACGGTGCCCTCAATAGCAGAGCAGCCTGCCTACTGTGTCCAGAGTCCTTATTGATAGTGATTTATTGGGGAACATGATAGGAAACCACTGGTATCTGTCCAAATCCAGCAAGGAGCTGAAGCATTTCCTTGGTGAGGGGAGGACATTGGTGTAGGAGGGATAAAACATTAATATTTCTGTTGGAAGGTCAGGAATTTTACGATGCGACAGtattttaaaatataataaataCCCCGTTCCAAAGTGTAACTTAATTTATTCAAGGACAGCCCAATATTGTCAGAAATGATATGAAATTGTACAAAGCTTTGTCTGAATTTCCTATGATTAAAATGAAAATTCTTAATTTGTCTCATACAAATATGAGCACAATTAGGATTGAATTGCTCTACCTATTGCTAGCAGTGAAACACAAGGAGCAAATTAAATCAGAACTGCTACTTATCTATATGATATAAATATTACAGCATGTCTCATAGCAACAATTTGCGATTATCTTTTAATATATAATTTTAACCTTTAATACATTAAAAAATCTCACAGCACTTCTCATGACCAGAATAAAAATCTATAAATGAAAGTAATAAAAGGCTAAATGCCAATATTTGGTACAACAGTTCAGAGGGGTGAACAAAAGTTGAATGAAAAAATAGAGTTTGGATAGGTTTTAAAGATGGAAAGATGTGGGAAAATGGAGGatttcaggactggcagttccaATGAGTATCATTAAGAAAATTGTGCCGTCAGTGGTGGGTAAAAGGGAAGGAAGGAAATGCAAGTTCAGACAGATTAATAAAATGTGCAGATATGGATGGAGGAGGTTGCAAGATTAAGATGGGATAAGGCTAGAGAAGGATAAAGCATCTGGCAAAGATGTACAGAGGAAGATGGGGATTACAGGTGGCCTAAACCACTTGAGAAACCTGATTGTTCACAGGTTGTTGAAACACTATAAGAGGACACAGAGTTAGGAAAAgcacaaatgaacaaagaacaaagaacagtacagcacaggaaacaggcccttcggccctccaagcctgtgccgctcattggtccaactagaccattcgtttgtatccctccattcccagactgctcatgtgactatcccaggtaagtcttaaacgatgctagtgtgtctgcctccaccatcctacttggcagcgcattccaggcccccaccactctctgtgtaaaaaacgtccctctgatgtctgagttatacctcgcccctctcaccttgagcccgtgacccctcgtgatcatcacctccgacctgggaaaaagattcccactgttcacccaatctatacccttcataattttgtacacctctattaggtctcccctcattctccgtctttccagggagaacaagcccagtttacccaatctctcctcatatctaagaccctccataccgggcaacatcctggtaaaccttctctgcactctctctaaagcctccacatccttcgggcagtgcgacgaccagaactggacgcagtactccaaatgtggcctaaccagcgttctatacagctgcaacatcagactccagcttttatac
The DNA window shown above is from Mustelus asterias chromosome 2, sMusAst1.hap1.1, whole genome shotgun sequence and carries:
- the rpa3 gene encoding replication protein A 14 kDa subunit: MMADILEVPRTRINTSLVSRFTGKAVCFVGRVQKVHPSGTSFVLSDGDGKNVTVEMTDPLDEELSGVIEVVGKVTPKATIQAAYYVSFREDKNSFDLSLYNEALNVIHEFSQYYPFTVTSSG